One stretch of Meiothermus cerbereus DSM 11376 DNA includes these proteins:
- a CDS encoding LCP family protein, with the protein MAQPHRPPHSKSGSLAYHRAGPRFSLIFLGLALLALAGALAYGPALQEVRAGLFGEYQGGSPPEELSLVVAARDTEYCGYHTPCGPGLRTDTIFYMRLRGSEATVVAIPRDLRYSGETPAGYFEGKINAVYERGGGADALRLAVEDLLGVPVQHYLILTFEAVMKLVNAVDGVDVVLPYPMKYTDRAAGLYIDFPAGPVHLDGKDAVKYMRFRRWEGSDLGRLDRIKEVMGLALRKAQSPRYWPRLPGVASAVWDSLETSLPASEALRLLPSLRSLSLRSATLPTLEEGNYLILDQAAMSSFTAGLLGHASDAEAMARLVQAEALGLKSLLLDQSGTRLGERYRQGFIEMGIPAPDVQVGEVGGSSMVLVRSGVSVVGRESPAFLLAKDYADLLHLPLQTRIRLEPRGYDVIIVLGPA; encoded by the coding sequence ATGGCGCAACCGCACAGACCCCCCCACAGCAAATCGGGGTCGTTGGCTTACCACCGGGCTGGGCCACGCTTTTCACTAATTTTTCTGGGGCTGGCCCTGCTGGCCCTGGCCGGGGCCCTGGCCTATGGGCCTGCGCTTCAGGAAGTGCGGGCTGGGCTGTTTGGCGAATACCAGGGAGGCAGCCCTCCCGAAGAGCTCAGTCTGGTGGTCGCAGCCCGCGACACCGAATACTGCGGCTACCATACCCCCTGCGGACCGGGGCTACGCACCGATACCATCTTTTATATGCGCTTGCGCGGCTCGGAGGCCACCGTGGTGGCCATTCCCCGCGATTTGCGCTACAGCGGCGAAACGCCAGCAGGCTACTTCGAGGGCAAGATTAACGCCGTCTACGAGCGAGGGGGTGGGGCCGATGCCCTGCGCCTAGCAGTAGAAGACCTGCTGGGTGTACCGGTGCAGCATTACCTGATTCTAACCTTTGAAGCCGTGATGAAGCTGGTGAATGCGGTGGACGGGGTGGATGTGGTGCTGCCCTATCCCATGAAGTACACCGACCGGGCCGCCGGGCTGTACATAGATTTTCCGGCAGGGCCCGTGCACCTCGACGGCAAAGATGCCGTTAAGTACATGCGCTTTCGCCGCTGGGAAGGCTCCGACCTGGGCCGGCTGGATCGCATTAAGGAGGTGATGGGGCTGGCCCTCCGCAAGGCCCAAAGCCCCCGCTACTGGCCGCGCCTGCCGGGGGTTGCCAGCGCGGTATGGGACTCCCTCGAGACCAGCCTTCCCGCCAGCGAAGCCCTGCGGCTGCTGCCCAGCCTGCGTAGCCTGAGCCTGAGGAGCGCTACCCTGCCCACGCTGGAGGAGGGCAACTACCTGATCCTCGACCAGGCCGCCATGTCTTCCTTTACCGCCGGGCTCCTGGGCCACGCCTCCGATGCCGAGGCGATGGCCCGGCTGGTGCAGGCCGAGGCCCTGGGTCTCAAAAGCCTTTTGCTCGACCAGAGCGGTACTAGGCTGGGTGAGCGTTACCGCCAGGGCTTTATAGAAATGGGCATTCCCGCGCCCGACGTGCAGGTGGGGGAGGTAGGGGGCTCGAGCATGGTTCTGGTGCGCAGCGGGGTTTCGGTGGTGGGGCGTGAATCCCCGGCGTTCTTGCTGGCCAAAGATTACGCCGATCTGCTCCACCTGCCCCTGCAAACCCGCATTCGCCTCGAGCCCAGGGGTTACGATGTGATTATTGTGCTGGGGCCCGCCTGA
- the deoC gene encoding deoxyribose-phosphate aldolase: MATATIPQAHPLPERNPGTPFDPGVLEGALVNKSAVERRAATLPTRRTVKKEWQAAWLLHAIKTIDLTTLSGDDTPGTVRRLCAKARQPVRPELLRDLGVPHLRLTTGAVCVYHEMVPTAVAALEGSGIPVAAVSTGFPAGLNPHRLKLQEIEASVAAGASEIDIVISRRHVLLGNWKALYQEVRDFREACGPAHMKSILAVGELGTFKNIYKASMVCMQAGSDFIKTSTGKEAVNATLQNSLVMVRAIRTFYQQTGYKVGFKPAGGIRTAKQALDWLILMKEELGHEWMQPHLFRIGASALLNDIERQLEHFAYGRYASMQYQPLG, translated from the coding sequence ATGGCAACCGCAACCATACCTCAAGCCCATCCACTGCCGGAACGCAACCCCGGCACCCCCTTCGATCCCGGTGTGCTCGAGGGCGCTCTGGTCAACAAGAGCGCCGTTGAGCGTCGGGCCGCCACTCTGCCCACCCGCCGTACCGTCAAGAAGGAGTGGCAGGCGGCCTGGCTTCTTCACGCCATCAAAACCATAGACCTCACCACCCTCTCGGGCGACGACACCCCCGGCACGGTGCGACGCCTGTGCGCCAAAGCCCGCCAGCCGGTACGCCCAGAGCTCCTGCGGGATCTGGGTGTGCCTCACCTGCGGCTCACCACCGGCGCAGTCTGCGTTTATCACGAAATGGTGCCCACTGCGGTAGCTGCCCTCGAGGGCTCCGGCATCCCGGTGGCTGCGGTTTCGACGGGGTTCCCGGCGGGCCTCAATCCGCACCGCCTCAAGCTGCAAGAAATTGAGGCCTCGGTAGCGGCTGGGGCCAGCGAAATAGACATCGTCATCTCGCGCCGCCATGTCCTCCTGGGCAACTGGAAGGCCCTCTACCAGGAGGTGCGTGACTTCCGCGAGGCCTGCGGCCCGGCCCACATGAAAAGCATCCTGGCGGTGGGCGAGCTGGGTACCTTCAAGAATATCTATAAAGCCAGCATGGTCTGCATGCAGGCCGGCTCCGATTTCATCAAAACCTCCACCGGCAAAGAAGCCGTTAATGCCACCCTGCAAAACAGCCTAGTGATGGTTCGGGCCATCCGGACTTTCTACCAGCAGACCGGCTACAAAGTAGGCTTCAAGCCCGCCGGGGGCATCCGCACCGCCAAGCAGGCCCTGGACTGGCTCATCCTGATGAAAGAAGAACTCGGCCACGAATGGATGCAGCCCCACCTCTTCCGGATTGGGGCCAGCGCCCTTCTGAACGACATCGAACGGCAGCTCGAGCACTTCGCTTACGGGCGCTATGCCTCCATGCAGTACCAGCCGCTGGGATAA
- a CDS encoding aldehyde dehydrogenase family protein yields the protein MTLTEIMETLPYGPAPEAAQPAMDWLKAHKGKFQLFIAGKWRNPASKEWFTTINPATAQKLAEVAQASAADVDEAVKAARKAFAGWSQTKGHVRARYLYAMARQIQKHARLFAVLETLDNGKPIRETRDIDIPLVARHFYYHAGWAQLMESELAGYAPLGVVGQIIPWNFPLLMLAWKVAPALAMGNTVVLKPAEFTPLTALLFAEICQNIGLPPGVVNIITGDGKTGAALVEHPGVDKIAFTGSTEVGRIIRKATAGSGKKLSLELGGKSPFVVFEDADLDSAVEGVVDAIWFNQGQVCCAGSRLLVQEGIAENMYTKLRARMEKLRVGDPLDKAVDIGAIIAPVQLQKIQQLVQKGVEEGAKLWQPSWAVPAEGCFYPPTLFTEVAPASTIAQEEIFGPVLAALTFRTPEEAVRLANNTRYGLAASIWSEDINLALDVATQIKAGTIWINSTNLFDAASGFGGYRESGFGREGGKEGLWEYVKKIEQHRTAQGQTSSARGLTARASAESLPPIDRTAKLFIGGKQVRPDSGYSKAVYAPDGRLVGEVGLGNRKDIRNAVEAARSAQEGWRKTAAHSKAQILYFLAENLSERAEEFARRLSEQTGQDGGAEVEAALEALFTAAAWADKYEGLVHPTPLRNVTLAIPEPIGVMGILCPDDQPLLALARLAGTALAMGNTLVVVPSPLAPLSATDFYQVLETSDVPAGTFNIVTGERDELARTLAEHDDVDAVWYAGPQAAWALVEKASAGNMKRTWTLPHSGPLPDTQEILRQATQVKNIWVPYGA from the coding sequence ATGACCCTCACAGAAATTATGGAAACCCTCCCCTACGGCCCCGCCCCCGAGGCTGCCCAGCCCGCCATGGACTGGCTCAAAGCCCATAAGGGCAAATTTCAGCTTTTCATCGCGGGCAAGTGGCGCAACCCCGCCAGCAAGGAATGGTTCACCACCATCAACCCGGCCACCGCCCAGAAGCTGGCCGAAGTGGCCCAGGCCAGCGCCGCCGACGTGGACGAGGCCGTCAAGGCGGCCCGCAAAGCCTTTGCAGGCTGGAGCCAGACCAAGGGCCATGTGCGGGCCCGCTACCTGTATGCCATGGCCCGCCAGATTCAGAAGCACGCCCGCCTGTTTGCCGTGCTGGAAACCCTGGACAATGGCAAGCCCATCCGCGAGACCCGCGATATCGACATTCCCCTGGTAGCCCGCCACTTCTACTACCACGCCGGCTGGGCCCAGCTTATGGAAAGCGAGCTGGCGGGCTATGCGCCATTGGGCGTGGTGGGGCAGATCATCCCCTGGAACTTTCCCCTGCTGATGCTGGCCTGGAAGGTAGCCCCCGCGCTGGCCATGGGCAACACGGTGGTGCTCAAGCCCGCCGAGTTTACCCCCCTGACCGCACTGCTGTTTGCAGAAATCTGTCAGAACATCGGCCTTCCGCCGGGCGTGGTCAACATCATTACCGGCGACGGTAAAACCGGTGCAGCCCTGGTGGAGCACCCCGGTGTCGACAAAATTGCCTTTACCGGCTCCACCGAGGTGGGGCGAATCATCCGCAAGGCCACCGCTGGAAGCGGCAAAAAGCTCTCGCTCGAGCTGGGGGGCAAGTCGCCTTTTGTGGTGTTCGAGGATGCCGACCTCGACAGCGCCGTAGAGGGTGTGGTGGATGCCATCTGGTTCAACCAGGGGCAGGTCTGCTGTGCGGGCTCGAGGCTCTTGGTGCAGGAGGGCATCGCCGAAAATATGTACACCAAACTTCGCGCCCGCATGGAAAAACTGCGGGTAGGTGATCCGCTGGACAAGGCGGTGGACATCGGGGCCATCATCGCGCCCGTGCAACTACAAAAAATCCAGCAGTTGGTGCAAAAGGGCGTAGAGGAAGGGGCCAAACTCTGGCAACCGAGCTGGGCTGTCCCTGCCGAGGGCTGCTTCTACCCCCCCACCCTTTTCACCGAGGTGGCCCCCGCCTCGACCATCGCCCAGGAAGAGATCTTCGGGCCGGTGCTGGCCGCCCTGACCTTCCGCACCCCCGAGGAGGCCGTCCGGCTGGCCAACAACACCCGTTACGGCCTGGCCGCCTCCATCTGGAGCGAGGACATCAACCTGGCCCTCGACGTTGCCACCCAGATTAAGGCGGGCACCATCTGGATCAACAGCACCAACCTCTTCGATGCCGCCAGCGGCTTTGGCGGCTACCGCGAGTCGGGCTTTGGGCGCGAGGGGGGCAAAGAGGGGCTGTGGGAGTACGTCAAGAAAATCGAGCAGCATCGTACCGCCCAGGGCCAAACGTCCAGTGCCCGGGGCCTCACAGCCAGGGCCAGCGCCGAGTCCCTCCCCCCCATTGACCGCACCGCCAAACTCTTCATCGGGGGTAAGCAGGTTCGCCCCGATAGCGGCTACAGCAAGGCTGTGTACGCCCCGGATGGGCGCCTGGTGGGCGAGGTGGGGCTGGGCAACCGCAAGGACATCCGCAACGCCGTGGAAGCCGCCCGCTCAGCCCAGGAGGGCTGGCGCAAAACCGCTGCACACAGCAAGGCCCAGATCCTTTACTTCCTGGCCGAAAACCTCTCCGAGCGGGCCGAGGAGTTTGCCCGCCGCCTCAGCGAGCAGACCGGGCAGGATGGAGGGGCCGAGGTCGAGGCGGCCCTCGAGGCCCTGTTCACCGCCGCAGCCTGGGCCGACAAATACGAGGGCCTGGTGCACCCCACCCCGCTCCGCAACGTAACCCTGGCCATCCCGGAACCGATTGGGGTAATGGGCATTCTCTGCCCCGACGACCAGCCCCTGCTGGCGCTGGCCCGCCTGGCTGGAACCGCCCTGGCCATGGGCAACACCCTGGTGGTGGTGCCTTCGCCGCTGGCCCCCTTGAGCGCCACCGATTTTTATCAGGTGCTGGAGACCTCCGACGTCCCTGCCGGAACCTTTAACATCGTCACCGGCGAGCGCGACGAATTAGCCCGTACCCTGGCCGAGCACGACGACGTGGACGCCGTCTGGTACGCCGGCCCGCAGGCGGCGTGGGCCCTGGTGGAAAAGGCCAGCGCTGGCAATATGAAGCGCACCTGGACCCTGCCCCATAGCGGCCCGCTGCCCGACACCCAGGAGATTCTGCGGCAGGCCACCCAGGTCAAAAACATCTGGGTTCCCTACGGCGCCTAA
- a CDS encoding methylated-DNA--[protein]-cysteine S-methyltransferase: MYSLLIPTPIGPLYARASTQTLQSLELLVLGEGLPERPNPLLHDLARRVQGYFSGRGETFLQVPLDYGGLEPRRAALYEEVRRIPMGQTRSYAQMGRLCGLSPRAVGAGMRACPFFLVVPAQRVIHADGRLGGFAGREGVKEWLLRFEGVA; this comes from the coding sequence ATGTACAGCCTGCTGATTCCCACCCCCATTGGCCCCTTATACGCCAGGGCCAGCACCCAGACCTTGCAGTCGCTGGAGCTGCTGGTGCTGGGCGAGGGTCTGCCAGAGCGCCCCAACCCCTTGCTGCACGACCTGGCCCGGCGGGTACAGGGTTATTTTTCCGGCAGGGGCGAGACTTTTTTGCAGGTGCCCCTGGATTATGGGGGCCTCGAGCCAAGGCGGGCAGCTTTGTATGAGGAGGTTCGGCGTATTCCCATGGGCCAGACCCGCAGCTATGCCCAGATGGGGCGCTTGTGTGGCCTTTCCCCCAGGGCGGTGGGGGCGGGTATGCGGGCCTGTCCGTTCTTCCTGGTGGTTCCGGCCCAGCGGGTCATCCACGCCGATGGTCGCCTGGGCGGGTTTGCCGGGCGCGAGGGTGTTAAGGAGTGGTTGCTGCGGTTTGAGGGGGTTGCCTGA
- a CDS encoding TetR/AcrR family transcriptional regulator, with translation MPTLRERQKQRRRDRIFRTAINLFREKGFHHTTATDIAKASHVSRGTFFNYYAYKEAVLLDFGAQQLGELREQALAELAQGEPPLQILRRLWNRLAALSERERALLSPLAYELLNPDPQRAKAAFEALPLGDLIAEILRPLKAQGQLRQDMSLERISRSIADVYLLSALRWAAYTPGRQLSDEMTKFLDLMLEGALARETGKPEKAARTAQKS, from the coding sequence ATGCCCACGCTTCGGGAAAGGCAAAAGCAGCGCCGTCGAGACCGCATTTTCCGCACCGCCATCAACCTGTTCCGTGAAAAGGGTTTTCACCACACCACAGCCACCGATATTGCCAAGGCTTCCCACGTTTCGCGGGGAACTTTTTTCAACTATTACGCCTATAAAGAGGCTGTGCTGCTCGATTTTGGGGCGCAACAGCTGGGCGAGCTACGCGAACAGGCCCTGGCAGAATTGGCTCAGGGCGAGCCGCCGCTTCAGATCCTGCGCCGCTTGTGGAACCGCCTGGCCGCGCTGAGCGAGCGCGAGCGGGCCTTGCTATCGCCCCTGGCCTACGAGCTTTTGAACCCAGACCCCCAGCGGGCCAAAGCAGCTTTCGAGGCCCTGCCCCTGGGTGACCTGATAGCCGAGATCCTGCGCCCACTAAAAGCACAGGGCCAGCTGCGGCAAGACATGTCGCTCGAGCGCATCTCCCGTTCGATTGCCGATGTGTACCTGCTCTCGGCGTTGCGCTGGGCGGCCTATACCCCAGGGCGACAGCTCTCAGACGAGATGACCAAATTCCTCGACCTGATGTTGGAAGGCGCCCTCGCCAGGGAAACCGGCAAACCCGAGAAGGCCGCGCGAACTGCACAAAAGTCATGA
- a CDS encoding phospholipase D-like domain-containing protein — protein sequence MRRRANLNLLGAVWSLFRPRTSRRRGRSGGDRLWLFLLFLGVVGYLLWDAYLRPIPQAYKSSGGLELYFAPQQGREAKGRLIGLISTAQNRVEVAALELEDREIGQALLQAAARGVQVRMLNDSDYRRETRESLGVRSNNPARCETLKRVQVCYDSRAHALMHHKFVLIDNLGVWTGSTNLTWNAFERNNENSLWLPVEGLVQVYRAEFEALFAGQENGLGRFERFQIGNTLGTVYFSPAGGREARGAILEVLGRASREIWVAAYVLTDTRITQALVKAHQRGVRVRVVIDARNLANSRDETLKQAGIDVRKDGNPYTMHHKVMVVDGEWVVTGSYNFTNSGFGRNNENLLILRDSSLAQRYQREVEAIWRAGSRL from the coding sequence ATGCGTCGTCGTGCCAATTTAAATCTGCTTGGGGCTGTGTGGAGCCTGTTCCGCCCCAGAACAAGCCGCCGCCGGGGCCGCTCTGGTGGCGACCGGCTTTGGCTATTCCTGCTTTTTCTGGGCGTGGTGGGTTATCTGCTCTGGGACGCCTACCTGCGCCCGATCCCTCAGGCGTACAAGTCCAGCGGGGGCCTCGAGCTGTACTTTGCCCCCCAGCAAGGGCGCGAGGCCAAGGGCCGTCTGATTGGCCTGATCAGCACTGCACAGAACCGGGTCGAGGTGGCTGCGCTCGAGCTCGAAGACCGCGAAATTGGCCAGGCCCTCCTGCAGGCAGCAGCCCGCGGGGTGCAGGTGCGAATGCTCAACGACAGCGACTACCGCCGCGAGACCCGCGAAAGCCTGGGCGTGCGCAGCAACAATCCGGCCCGCTGCGAAACCTTAAAGCGGGTGCAGGTCTGCTATGACAGCCGCGCCCACGCCCTGATGCACCACAAGTTTGTACTCATAGACAACCTGGGGGTCTGGACCGGCAGCACCAACCTGACCTGGAACGCCTTTGAGCGCAACAACGAAAACAGCCTATGGCTTCCTGTGGAGGGGCTGGTGCAGGTGTACCGGGCCGAGTTCGAAGCCCTGTTTGCCGGTCAGGAAAACGGCCTGGGCCGCTTTGAACGCTTCCAGATAGGCAACACCCTGGGCACGGTCTACTTCAGCCCCGCCGGTGGCCGCGAAGCCCGCGGCGCCATCCTCGAGGTGCTGGGGCGCGCCAGCCGGGAAATCTGGGTGGCTGCTTATGTCCTGACCGATACCCGCATCACCCAGGCGCTGGTCAAAGCCCACCAGCGTGGGGTTCGGGTGCGGGTGGTGATTGATGCGCGCAACCTGGCCAATTCTCGGGACGAAACCTTAAAGCAGGCCGGTATAGACGTGCGCAAAGACGGCAACCCCTACACCATGCACCACAAGGTAATGGTGGTGGACGGGGAATGGGTGGTTACCGGCAGTTACAATTTCACCAATTCGGGTTTTGGCCGCAACAACGAAAACCTGCTGATCTTGCGCGACAGCAGCTTAGCCCAGCGCTACCAGCGTGAGGTAGAGGCCATCTGGCGTGCCGGAAGCCGCTTATGA
- a CDS encoding Maf family protein, which translates to MKNLPTLILASQSPRRAELLKRLALPFEARPADIDEEALRHLEPAQMAQELAAQKARVIWQPGLWVLAADTVVALEGETLGKPKDLEENKAFLRRLSGRTHTVYTGFAILKPDGFLHREVALAQVTFRPLRSWELEWYAQSGEGLDKAGGYGAQGLGMVLLERIEGDFYTVMGLPVSRVWQHLYELGYFGLEPDEKR; encoded by the coding sequence ATGAAAAACCTCCCCACCTTGATTTTGGCCTCGCAAAGCCCGCGCCGGGCCGAGCTTTTAAAGCGGCTGGCACTGCCTTTTGAAGCGCGCCCTGCTGATATTGACGAAGAAGCCCTAAGGCACCTCGAGCCCGCTCAGATGGCCCAGGAACTGGCCGCGCAAAAAGCCAGGGTCATCTGGCAACCGGGGCTTTGGGTGCTGGCTGCCGATACGGTGGTCGCGCTGGAAGGCGAGACCCTGGGCAAACCCAAAGACCTGGAGGAAAACAAGGCCTTCTTAAGGCGCCTTTCGGGTCGTACCCATACGGTCTACACGGGCTTTGCCATCCTGAAGCCGGATGGCTTCTTGCACCGCGAGGTGGCTCTGGCCCAGGTAACATTCCGCCCTTTGCGATCGTGGGAGCTCGAGTGGTATGCCCAGAGCGGCGAAGGGCTGGACAAGGCCGGAGGATACGGCGCACAGGGGCTGGGCATGGTCTTGCTGGAGCGCATTGAGGGCGACTTCTACACCGTGATGGGCCTGCCCGTGAGCCGGGTCTGGCAGCACTTGTACGAGCTGGGCTACTTCGGCCTCGAGCCCGACGAAAAGCGCTAG
- a CDS encoding valine--tRNA ligase, giving the protein MTEPKELPKTYDPQTVEPRWAEEWARNPLKPELNAHKGKGPFTIVIPPPNVTGNLHLGHALDNTIIDTLIRFKRMQGYEALYLPGTDHAGITTQVLVEKELAQEGLSRHDLGREKFLERVWAFKEKNGGAILHQLRRIGASCDWTRERFTMDEGLSRAVRRAFIEYYHQGLAYRGQRIVNWDPVAQTVVSDLEVNVEPTPGKLYTLAYPLLGGGEIQIATVRPETIFADVAIAVNPADERYRHLVGQKARIPLTERYIPIVADEAVLMDFGTGALKITPAHDPTDFEIGSRHNLEMPSVIDLKGCLTGERVPEAFRGLERFEARKRVVQALEEAGHLREVRDYTIALGYSERTKAPVEPMLLEQWFVRMKPVAEKVLAGLDRGEMRFVPERWEKVNRDWLENIKDWAIARQLWWGHQIPAWYDEEGNIYVPDPSNPDLDCDQDPRYAHLKLRRDEDVFDTWFSSALWPFSTLGWPDATDDLQKFYPTDVLVTGYDIIFFWVARMQMSGYQFTGQAPFHTIVLHGLYLDAKGQKMSKSKGNGIDPLELIDKYGADACRFAWDYLATGGQDIRHDERRYEQGRNFANKLYNAARFVLMNKDALRQVPEAKGQDLTLADRWMRSRLSRGIAEITEAYEAFDLGRAARLVYELVWSEFCDWYLEAAKPALREGNRATLQTLESTLAALLKLLHPIMPFITSELYEALTGDTKQLALQDWPEVGERDLEAEKAFETLQQTITATRNLRAELGLAPQQEIVVHLDGPGAELVMDNLSLFRFLSKAQPALGMPQKAIAQVTANTTVYLQPEGDLSSFLERQRKRLLELEKQVEQGQKKLANPGFVERADPAIVQAERERLAENQAQLERIRQNLARLS; this is encoded by the coding sequence ATGACTGAACCTAAGGAACTACCCAAAACCTACGACCCCCAGACCGTGGAACCCCGCTGGGCCGAGGAATGGGCCCGCAATCCCCTCAAGCCCGAACTCAACGCCCACAAGGGTAAAGGCCCTTTTACCATCGTGATCCCACCCCCCAACGTGACCGGCAACCTGCACCTGGGGCACGCGCTGGACAACACCATCATCGACACCCTGATCCGCTTCAAACGCATGCAGGGCTACGAGGCTTTGTACCTGCCCGGCACCGACCACGCCGGTATTACTACCCAGGTGCTGGTGGAGAAAGAACTGGCCCAGGAGGGGCTATCCCGCCACGACCTGGGACGCGAGAAGTTTTTAGAGCGGGTCTGGGCCTTTAAGGAGAAAAACGGGGGGGCCATCCTGCACCAGCTCAGGCGCATTGGGGCTTCCTGCGACTGGACTCGAGAACGCTTCACCATGGACGAGGGGCTTTCCCGCGCGGTGCGTCGGGCCTTCATCGAGTACTACCACCAGGGCCTGGCCTACCGCGGCCAGCGCATCGTGAACTGGGACCCGGTGGCCCAGACCGTGGTGAGCGACCTCGAGGTCAATGTCGAACCCACCCCCGGCAAGCTCTACACCCTGGCCTACCCCCTTTTGGGCGGCGGCGAGATCCAGATCGCCACGGTGCGCCCCGAGACCATCTTTGCCGATGTGGCCATTGCGGTGAACCCCGCCGACGAACGCTACCGTCACCTGGTGGGCCAGAAAGCCCGTATTCCCCTGACCGAGCGCTACATCCCCATCGTCGCCGATGAGGCGGTGTTGATGGACTTTGGTACGGGGGCTTTGAAGATTACCCCGGCCCACGACCCCACCGACTTCGAGATCGGCAGCCGACACAACCTCGAGATGCCCAGCGTGATTGACCTGAAGGGCTGCCTTACGGGCGAGCGGGTGCCAGAGGCCTTTAGGGGCCTCGAGCGCTTCGAGGCCCGCAAGCGGGTGGTACAGGCCCTGGAAGAAGCCGGCCATCTGCGCGAGGTGCGGGACTACACCATCGCCCTGGGCTACTCCGAGCGCACCAAAGCCCCGGTGGAGCCGATGTTGCTCGAGCAGTGGTTCGTGCGCATGAAGCCGGTGGCCGAGAAGGTGCTGGCGGGCCTGGACAGAGGCGAGATGCGCTTTGTACCCGAGCGCTGGGAAAAGGTCAACCGCGACTGGCTGGAAAACATCAAGGACTGGGCCATCGCCCGGCAGCTCTGGTGGGGCCACCAGATTCCGGCCTGGTACGACGAAGAGGGCAACATCTACGTGCCCGACCCCTCCAACCCCGACCTCGACTGCGACCAGGACCCCCGCTACGCCCACCTCAAGCTGCGGCGCGATGAGGATGTGTTTGATACCTGGTTCTCCTCGGCGCTGTGGCCCTTTTCCACCCTGGGCTGGCCCGATGCTACCGACGACCTGCAGAAGTTCTACCCCACCGATGTGCTGGTCACGGGCTACGACATCATCTTTTTCTGGGTGGCCCGTATGCAGATGTCGGGCTACCAGTTCACCGGCCAGGCCCCTTTCCACACCATCGTGCTGCACGGGCTGTACCTCGATGCCAAGGGCCAGAAGATGTCCAAGAGCAAGGGCAACGGCATCGACCCCCTCGAGCTCATCGACAAATACGGGGCCGATGCCTGCCGCTTCGCCTGGGACTACCTGGCCACCGGCGGGCAGGACATCCGCCACGACGAGCGGCGCTACGAGCAGGGGCGCAACTTTGCCAACAAGCTCTACAACGCCGCGCGGTTTGTGCTGATGAACAAGGACGCACTCCGCCAGGTGCCCGAGGCCAAAGGCCAGGATCTGACCCTGGCCGACCGCTGGATGCGCTCGCGCCTTAGCCGGGGCATCGCCGAGATTACCGAGGCTTATGAGGCCTTCGACCTGGGCCGCGCCGCCCGGCTGGTCTACGAGCTGGTCTGGAGCGAGTTCTGCGACTGGTACCTGGAGGCCGCCAAGCCGGCCTTGCGCGAGGGCAACCGGGCCACCTTGCAGACCCTGGAGTCTACCCTAGCGGCCCTGCTCAAGCTGCTGCACCCCATCATGCCCTTCATCACCTCCGAGCTTTACGAAGCCCTGACCGGCGATACCAAGCAGCTGGCCCTGCAGGACTGGCCGGAGGTGGGGGAACGCGACCTCGAGGCCGAAAAAGCCTTCGAGACCCTGCAACAAACCATTACCGCCACCCGCAACCTGCGGGCCGAGCTGGGCCTTGCGCCCCAGCAGGAGATCGTGGTGCATTTGGACGGGCCAGGGGCCGAGTTGGTGATGGATAACCTGTCTTTGTTCCGCTTTCTTAGCAAAGCCCAGCCTGCGCTGGGGATGCCCCAGAAGGCCATCGCTCAGGTGACCGCCAACACCACTGTGTACCTCCAGCCCGAGGGCGACCTGTCGAGTTTTTTGGAACGCCAGCGCAAGCGGCTGCTCGAGCTGGAAAAGCAGGTTGAGCAGGGGCAGAAGAAGCTAGCTAACCCTGGTTTTGTGGAGCGGGCCGACCCGGCTATTGTGCAGGCCGAGCGGGAGCGGCTGGCCGAGAACCAGGCCCAGCTCGAGCGCATCCGGCAAAACCTGGCCCGGCTTTCCTGA
- a CDS encoding GGDEF domain-containing protein: MSTEKLRDEDIKLLQMLEQMRNQIAQSSSSLDSLKDILESVERLVKERNHSLINARSPLLEGYGIEADDPLTGLPGKVAFEKALERVFASGEVFTVVSFDLDGFQAINERFGQSTGDEVLRRIGQLARKALRASDVAGRLGGEEFALILRGITGDRAFGVCERLRMSVQKYPWNQLHPELKVTISLGFASRDDEATAQAVLARADRFQAEAKSSGRNQTFPGMYY; this comes from the coding sequence ATGAGCACGGAAAAGCTGCGTGATGAAGATATTAAACTGCTGCAAATGCTCGAGCAGATGCGTAATCAGATTGCACAGTCCAGCAGCAGCCTCGATTCGCTAAAGGATATTCTGGAGTCGGTAGAGCGCTTGGTAAAAGAACGCAACCATAGCCTGATCAATGCCCGTAGCCCCCTGCTGGAGGGCTATGGAATTGAAGCCGATGACCCACTGACCGGCCTGCCGGGCAAAGTTGCTTTTGAAAAGGCCCTCGAGCGGGTTTTTGCCAGCGGCGAAGTTTTTACAGTGGTCAGCTTTGACCTGGATGGCTTCCAGGCCATAAACGAGCGCTTTGGCCAGTCCACCGGCGATGAGGTCTTGCGCCGCATCGGACAACTGGCGCGCAAAGCCCTGCGCGCCTCAGATGTGGCCGGAAGGCTCGGAGGTGAGGAGTTTGCCCTGATTTTGCGTGGCATCACCGGCGACCGGGCTTTTGGGGTGTGCGAGCGGCTGCGTATGTCGGTGCAGAAATACCCCTGGAACCAGCTCCACCCCGAACTTAAGGTAACCATCAGCCTGGGCTTTGCCAGCCGCGACGACGAAGCCACCGCTCAGGCCGTACTGGCCCGCGCCGACCGCTTTCAGGCCGAGGCCAAAAGCTCAGGCCGCAATCAAACCTTCCCCGGAATGTATTACTAA